A window from Cryptomeria japonica chromosome 1, Sugi_1.0, whole genome shotgun sequence encodes these proteins:
- the LOC131028096 gene encoding uncharacterized protein LOC131028096, whose translation METELILKKLLGLIPYEEEKPEKFETKDIPDNVDVSDFTPDEIVMGDQLVDDVQMSKQQGQEEKKDGEDKRSEETLVHTQTILPSVNDSENNKEEEKIEEMIEDIPKEKKEEEEKETKKFETKVTPLSFTSKKKIDDDEDDDELSIQGPINMDMLSYIELMEFVTAMQSREKKKRMKEHHKEAKIVKHAIEILSSLLSEIDIDNFATPIDKLGQLVNDASE comes from the exons ATGGAAACTGAGCTGATATTGAAGAAATTACTGGGTTTGATTCCTTATGAGGAAGAGAAACCAGAGAAGTTTGAGACAAAAGATATTCCGGACAATGTTGATGTCAGTGATTTTACACctgatgagattgttatgggagacCAATTG GTTGATGATGTGCAAATGTCTAAACAACAGGGACAGGAAGAGAAGAAAGATGGAGAAGACAAGAGATCTGAAGAGACACTGGTACATACACAGACTATTCTGCCATCAGTAAATGATAGTGAAAAtaataaggaagaagaaaagatagaagaaatGATAGAGGACATACctaaagagaagaaagaggaagaagagaaggaaacaaagaaatttgaaactAAAGTGACACCTCTATCCTTTACTTCTAAGAAGAAAATagatgatgatgaggacgatgatgaATTAAGCATACAAGGACCCATTAATATGGATATGTTGAGTTATATAGAATTAATGGAGTTTGTCACTGCAATGCAAtctagagaaaagaagaagagaatgaaggaacacCATAAAGAAGCTAAGATAGTCAAACATGCAATTGAAATTTTGTCAAGCTTATTATCGGAGATTGATATAGACAATTTTGCTACACCGATTGATAAGCTAGGTCAATTGGTTAATGATGCTAGTGAATAG